The DNA region GCCCTTCGTCTCTCCGGCGGGTTCGTCCTCTTCGAGGCATCGGAGCAGTCCCTGGAGCTCACGGAGAACCACGTCTGCCCCCGGTGCGGCGAGAGCGTCCCCGAGCTGGATCCGGCCCTCTTCTCCTTCAACAGCCCCAAGGGGGCCTGCCCCAAGTGTTCCGGCCTGGGGAGCCACGAGTTCTTCTCCGAGCATCTGGCCATTGTCCCCGACTTGGGGGTCTTCCAAGGGGCGATACTTCCCTGGAGGAACGGTCACTACATGCTGGCCAAGCTGGAACGGCTGGCGAAGGCAATGAGGATGGACCTATCCTCTCCCTATGGCCAGCTTCCCCGGGAGGTCAAGGAGGTCATCCTTCATGGATCTTCCACCAGGCTTTCCCTGCCCTTCGGGGGCGAGGGGGATGAGTACCTGGGGCGATACGAGGGGCTTATCCCCTGGCTTGAGCGCCGCTGGGAGCGGACCGAGTCGGACTCGGTGAGGGAGGAACTGGCCCGATATCGGGAGGAGGCGCCCTGCCCCTCCTGCGGTGGCAAGCGTCTCAGGAGGGAGGCGTTGGCGGTTCGGCTTGGGGGGTACACCATAGACGCCCTGGCGGAGATGCCGGTGGACCGCCTCATAACTGCCTTCCAGGGGATGGACATAGACCCCTCCAGGATGTCGATAATCAAGGTGGCCCTTGAGGAGGTTAGGAAGAGGCTATCCTTTCTCTCCAACGTGGGGGCTGGTTACCTGTCCTTGAGCAGGAGAGCGGACACCCTTAGCGGTGGCGAGACCCAGCGCATAAGACTGGCCACCCAGATAGGATCCAGCCTCACGGGGGTCATGTACGTCCTTGACGAGCCCACCATAGGCCTCCACCCTAGGGACACATCCCGTCTCCTGGACAGCCTCAAGGCCATAAGGGATCTGGGAAACACGGTGATAATGGTGGAGCACGACCGGGAAACCATGGAGGCGGCGGACTACCTGATGGAGCTGGGGCCCGGGGCCGGTGAGCTGGGAGGCACTGTGGTGGCCATGGATTACAAGGATCAGTTCATCAAGGGGGACTCCTCCACCGCCAGATACCTCCGGGGGGAGGAGGACGGGGTGGTCCTCCCCCCCGGAGGGCGCAGGGTACCCCAGGGAGCCATCCTGGTCAGGGGCTGCAGGGAGAACAATCTAAAGGGCGTGGACGTGGAGCTGCCGCTCAGGGTGATGGGGGCCATAACCGGCGTGTCCGGCTCCGGCAAGAGCACCTTCCTGTACGAGATCCTTTACAAGGGGCTTAAGGGGCTCCTGGACCGGAGCTTCAGGCTGAGGCCCGGGGACTTCGACTCCATGGAGGGCTATCAGGGGATAAGGAACGTCATCCTGGTGGACCAGAGCCCCATAGGCAGGACCCCCAGGTCAAACCCCGCCACGTACACCGGGGTCTTCTCGGCAATCCGGGAGTTCTTCGCATCCCTTCCGGAGGCCAAGCTGAGGGGCTACGAGATGGGCCGGTTCAGCTTCAACGTCAAGGGGGGGCGGTGCGAAGCCTGCAAGGGGGAGGGGGTCATCCGGGTCCCCATGCTGTTCCTGCCGGACTCGTACGTTACCTGCCAGGTCTGTGGAGGAAGGCGCTACAACCGGGAGACCCTGGAGGTTCGGTACAAGGGGCTCAGCATAGCGGATGTGCTTGACCTGTCGGTCCAGGAGGCGCTGGAGCTATTCAAGGACATACCGAAGATCGCGGGCCGCCTGTCCACCCTGGAGGAGGCTGGGTTGGGCTACATAAAGCTTGGGCAGCCGGCCACCACCTTGAGCGGGGGAGAGGCCCAGCGGGTCAAGCTGGCGGAGGAGCTGGGCAAGCGGTTTAGGGGGCACACCCTCTACCTGCTGGACGAGCCCACCACCGGGTTGTACTACAAGGATGTAAAGAAGCTCCTGACGCTGCTCCACCGGCTGGTGGACCAGGGGAACACGGTATGGATAATAGAGCACAACCTGGAGGTGCTGGCATCCGCGGACTACCTGGTGGACCTGGGGCCCGAGGGTGGGGACGGTGGCGGGGATGTGGTGGTGACTGGTACACCTGAGGAGGTGGCCTCGTCAGGTAGGGGTTACACGGCTGGATTTCTGGCGGATATGTTGATTAGAAGGCGGGAGGATCTTTGATGATTGCCAACGGGAGCGGCGCGGGGGACGATTTGGTATATGGGAGGAACCCGGTTATGTCCCTGCTGGAGGGGGGGGGAGACTGCCTTAAGGTGCTGATCTCTCGCCGCAGGTCCGATCCGGTCAGGGAGAGGATAGTGGAGATATGCAGGGCCCGGGGGATACCCTTCCAGGAGGTGGATGGCAAGGTCCTGGATCGGATGGTTGGCACCTCCTCCCATCAGGGGGTGGTGGCCCGGGTATCCCCTGTTGGGATCCTAAAGCTGGAGGACCTGTACCGCCTGGCGGGGGCCTCGGATCCGGTGGCGGCTTTCGCGTTGCTGGTGGTGGACCATGTGGAGGATCCCCACAACCTGGGGGCCATGATAAGGACCGCCGAGGCGGCGGGGTTCTCTGCCGTGCTATTCCCCTCCAGACGGGAGGCGTTGCCCACCGGTGTGGTGGTGAAGGCCAGCGCCGGCGCGGCCCTTAGGGTTCCTCTGATCATGGTGGGGAACGTGTCCCAGGCCATCCGGAGGGTGAAGGAGGACCTGGGCCTTTGGGCGGTGGGGCTGGAGGCCCAGGGGCGGGCATCGGTTTTCGATGAGAGGCTGCCCCCCAGGATTGCCCTGGTGGTTGGATCCGAGGGAAAGGGATTAAGCCGGGTGGCCTCCGCCGCCTGTGACGACATCCTGATGATACCCATGATGGGTGCCTCCGGCTCCCTCAACGTGAGCGTGGCGGCGGGGATCGTCATGTACCAGTGGTACCAGGGGAACCTCATCGGTTAGGATCCCTTATCCTAAGAGCTCATCGGGACCGTCCAGTTTGGGCAGTTGGGTGCTTGTCAAAATCTGGGGGGGCTGATATAATGCCCACCGTGATGCGCGGATGTAGCTCAGCTGGTAGAGCATCGGCTTCCCAAGCCGAGGGTCGCGGGTTCGAATCCCGTCGTCCGCTCCATGAGTCCGAAGGGGGAGCTTGCTCCCCCTTTCTTTTTTGCCCATCGATCCCCGTCCGGGGGAGATTTTTTATCCAGTTCTCGTTATTTTTTGCACAATTGACGCATCGTTGGTTGTTGTCTAATATATCCCCATGCTGGGTTTTTCTAGCCTTTTATCACATACATGAGGGGGGGTGTCTTCGTTGAGTGAGAATCTGGCTCAGGAAATAAGGCAGTGCGAGGAGGCGGCCCAGAGGATGCTGGCCGATGCCCGGGCGGAGGCCTCGAGGCTGGTTGCGGAGGCCAAGGCGGAATCCTCCAGGTCGGTTAAGGAGTCTTGGCAGCGTTTCTATCGGGAGCATCGGGATAGGATAGCCAAGGCGGAGAGGGAGGCGGACCTGGCTGCCCAGGGCCTGCTGGAGAAGGGACGTCGCGAGGCGGAGGCTTATTTCGAGAGCAGGAAGGGTTCCGTCCAGGCGGTGGTCTCTTGGGTGGTAGAAGAGGTGATGAGATCTCATGGCCTTGGTTGAGATGGGCAAGTACCGCCTGGCGGTCCACGCGGACGCCGCCGAGGCGGTGTTCAGGGAGATCCAACGTTTCGGGTTCTGCGAGTGGATACTGCCCGAGGAGGAGGGCAGCACCCCCGGCTTCGACTCCCGGGAGCTCCGGGAGATAGAGGACGGACTGGGGGACGCCAAGTTCGTCTTGAGGTTCATGGATCCCCTGGCCACCCAGAAGCCTGGAGGTTTGGATAAGGCCTTGGGGCGATCCCCCGAGCTCTCCCTGGAGCTTCTGGAGCGGGAGGCGGAGTCCAGGAACTTCCCAAAGACCGCGGAGACGATCCGGGGTTTGGAGAGGCGCCTTGCGGAGATCCGGGTGGAGGAGTCCCGTCTGAAGGGGATCCTGTCCCAGCTTCTGCCCCTGGAGGGGTTGGATATGCCCCTCTCCATGTTCAATCAGGGCACCTCAATGATTGAGGGGCACCTGGGGACCATTGGGGAGGAGGCCTTTTTCGCCTTCTCCGAGGCCTTGCAGAACCGGATGGGTGGATCCCATGAGGTCTTCCGGCTGGGCTCCAGCGGCGATGGGCAGGTGGTCTGTGCCGTGATCGTCCTGAGGTCCCAGCTGCAGGAGTTCAAGGCGGTGGCGGAGGAT from Thermanaerovibrio acidaminovorans DSM 6589 includes:
- the uvrA gene encoding excinuclease ABC subunit UvrA; this encodes MENFIRIRGARQHNLRGVDADIPKNSLTVITGPSGSGKSSLAFDTLYAEGQRRYVESLSAYARQFLGMQDKPDVEEITGLSPAISIEQKGTGHNPRSTVGTVTEVYDYLRLLFSRAGQPYCPSCQVPVERHSVDQMVDLVFLRFGGDRVQVYAPMVRGKKGEFRNLFDSLRSQGFSRVRVDGELLWLEEEISLDKRRRHLIHVLVDRFTLSEDNRSRLFEAIEAALRLSGGFVLFEASEQSLELTENHVCPRCGESVPELDPALFSFNSPKGACPKCSGLGSHEFFSEHLAIVPDLGVFQGAILPWRNGHYMLAKLERLAKAMRMDLSSPYGQLPREVKEVILHGSSTRLSLPFGGEGDEYLGRYEGLIPWLERRWERTESDSVREELARYREEAPCPSCGGKRLRREALAVRLGGYTIDALAEMPVDRLITAFQGMDIDPSRMSIIKVALEEVRKRLSFLSNVGAGYLSLSRRADTLSGGETQRIRLATQIGSSLTGVMYVLDEPTIGLHPRDTSRLLDSLKAIRDLGNTVIMVEHDRETMEAADYLMELGPGAGELGGTVVAMDYKDQFIKGDSSTARYLRGEEDGVVLPPGGRRVPQGAILVRGCRENNLKGVDVELPLRVMGAITGVSGSGKSTFLYEILYKGLKGLLDRSFRLRPGDFDSMEGYQGIRNVILVDQSPIGRTPRSNPATYTGVFSAIREFFASLPEAKLRGYEMGRFSFNVKGGRCEACKGEGVIRVPMLFLPDSYVTCQVCGGRRYNRETLEVRYKGLSIADVLDLSVQEALELFKDIPKIAGRLSTLEEAGLGYIKLGQPATTLSGGEAQRVKLAEELGKRFRGHTLYLLDEPTTGLYYKDVKKLLTLLHRLVDQGNTVWIIEHNLEVLASADYLVDLGPEGGDGGGDVVVTGTPEEVASSGRGYTAGFLADMLIRRREDL
- the rlmB gene encoding 23S rRNA (guanosine(2251)-2'-O)-methyltransferase RlmB yields the protein MIANGSGAGDDLVYGRNPVMSLLEGGGDCLKVLISRRRSDPVRERIVEICRARGIPFQEVDGKVLDRMVGTSSHQGVVARVSPVGILKLEDLYRLAGASDPVAAFALLVVDHVEDPHNLGAMIRTAEAAGFSAVLFPSRREALPTGVVVKASAGAALRVPLIMVGNVSQAIRRVKEDLGLWAVGLEAQGRASVFDERLPPRIALVVGSEGKGLSRVASAACDDILMIPMMGASGSLNVSVAAGIVMYQWYQGNLIG